From the Deinococcus aerius genome, one window contains:
- a CDS encoding AIM24 family protein, giving the protein MEFRLHPEVIHSAASQGARLEVVEYDPRPTERPLEGFHQPLTRPARWRQLALHLEGGLAVLEPGALQYLRGEIEMQASSSGGTGGGGLGGFLRGAVSAAASGESLFKTVYRGAGVIYTEPTRLHLLLGELHGEDLIVDDGAFVACAGQVTVGRHVNQGLAAMLGSGEGRVQPKLSGSGVFALQSPVHPDEFQILDLRNETLKVDGNLVVAYSGGLAFSVEKSSRGLLGSGRTGEGFVQVYRGTGRVWLAPTLPIHSPPVSLAGAS; this is encoded by the coding sequence ATGGAATTCCGACTCCACCCCGAGGTCATCCACTCCGCCGCCAGTCAGGGCGCCCGCCTGGAGGTCGTCGAGTACGATCCCCGGCCCACCGAGCGCCCGCTGGAGGGCTTTCACCAGCCCCTGACCCGCCCGGCCCGCTGGCGTCAACTCGCGCTGCACCTGGAGGGCGGGCTGGCGGTCCTCGAACCCGGCGCCCTCCAGTACCTGCGCGGCGAGATCGAGATGCAGGCTTCAAGTAGCGGCGGGACGGGTGGGGGCGGCCTGGGCGGCTTCCTGCGCGGCGCGGTCTCGGCGGCGGCGAGCGGCGAGAGCCTCTTCAAGACCGTGTACCGCGGCGCGGGCGTGATCTACACCGAGCCCACCCGATTGCACCTCCTGCTTGGCGAGCTGCACGGCGAGGACCTGATCGTGGACGACGGCGCCTTCGTCGCCTGCGCGGGCCAGGTCACGGTGGGGCGGCACGTCAACCAGGGCCTCGCGGCGATGCTGGGCAGCGGCGAGGGCCGGGTGCAGCCCAAGCTGAGCGGTTCGGGCGTCTTCGCCCTGCAAAGCCCGGTTCACCCCGACGAGTTCCAGATTCTCGACCTCAGGAACGAGACGCTGAAGGTGGACGGCAATCTGGTGGTGGCCTACTCGGGCGGGCTCGCCTTCAGCGTCGAGAAGAGCAGCCGGGGCCTGCTGGGCAGCGGGCGCACCGGCGAGGGCTTCGTGCAGGTGTACCGGGGCACGGGCCGGGTGTGGCTGGCGCCGACGCTGCCCATCCACTCGCCCCCCGTCTCCCTGGCAGGCGCCTCCTGA
- a CDS encoding MarR family winged helix-turn-helix transcriptional regulator, giving the protein MTHTVPPPTELRQEVDRFLRGMWRFNRMLGRQLAPLLEERHGINPRMYHVLRSIQNGDHYPKVLADHLKIPTTLMSRHLDGLSKAGLIERQIDGQDSRRTRLSLTERGEQVVRETDETLHELVSGQLARLDPQVLGGLLAALDALTDERGPE; this is encoded by the coding sequence GTGACGCACACTGTCCCACCCCCCACCGAGTTGCGCCAGGAGGTCGACCGCTTCCTGCGCGGCATGTGGCGCTTCAACCGGATGCTCGGGCGGCAACTCGCCCCGCTGCTGGAAGAGCGGCACGGCATCAATCCCCGGATGTACCACGTCCTGCGGAGTATTCAGAACGGCGACCACTACCCCAAGGTGCTGGCCGACCACCTCAAGATTCCTACCACCCTGATGAGCCGCCACCTCGACGGGCTGAGCAAGGCGGGCCTGATCGAGCGCCAGATCGACGGGCAGGACTCGCGCCGCACCCGCCTCTCCCTGACCGAGCGGGGCGAGCAGGTCGTGCGCGAGACCGACGAGACGCTGCACGAACTCGTCAGCGGGCAACTCGCCCGGCTCGATCCTCAGGTCCTGGGGGGTCTCCTCGCCGCCCTGGACGCCCTGACCGACGAAAGAGGCCCGGAATGA